TCTGTTCTGTCTCTTCCTGCTCCATGAGTTGGATAGTTTGTTCACTGCTGTAACCACAGAAcgtagaacagaaaaaaaatcagccttttcagtgtaaatgaataaataaatgtgtgaatcTACAGaacagaaagaattctttttttctgacctCTTAGCCTAAATGCCAGATGTAAGTTTCACtaaataagtgtttattttttttaagattttatttatttattcatgagagacacagagaaagagagaggcaaagacacaggcagagggagacgcaggctccacgcagggagcccgacatgggactcgattcagggtctcctaAATCACACCCTgcgttgaaggcggcgctaaactgctgagccaccctggctacCCTAAATGTTTCTGAATGAAATTAAGCCAGATTACTATGGTTTTCAAGTAAAATAGTGTCCTGAAGATTTATCTTGTATAATATATCTGAAACAATAACATACCCTAGTTAGTGGGACCCTAAATATCCAAATTACGTTTTTGTCCACTTGGATGATGCCAATTATCTGTGGCTTTTCATatctgaatttctttcctttggctttttttaaggtgtgaaaaaatatcaaatatgtaGTTCCTCAAGAACACaggtataaatgtataaatatgtatatatattaaatatgtattattattacttaatgtacaatatgcatatgtatgaatatataggtatacacacaaatatgagaaaatatgtgtgtgtatgtgtgtttgcaaTATAAATGAGAGATAATGAAGagatacagaataaaaatatttatgcagaTATATTGATATGATTTTTGAATAGGGAAATGTCTCAGTAGCTGAATATATCAATGagtaaatgataaaaatggaTGGAATAAATGCAGAATCTGGATTAGACAGGATCCCTCACCTTCTCTGCTACTCTCAGTTTTCAAGGAATAAGAAAATGTCTTCCTCGAACCACACTTCAGTGACGGGATTCATTCTCCTGGGACTCACAGATGACCCAGTACTAGAGAAGATCCTGTTTGGGGTGTTTCTGGTGATCTATCTAGTCACACTGGCAGGGAATCTGTGCATGATTGTACTGATCGGGACCAATTCCCACCTGCAAactcccatgtacttcttccttagCCACCTCTCCTTTGTAGACATCTGCTATTCTTCCAATATCACTCCAAACATGCTGTACAATTTCCTCTCAGACCAGAAGACCATCTCCTATGCTGGATGCTTCACGCAGTGTCTTCTCTTCATTGCCCTGGTGATCACTGAGTTTTACATCCTTGCTTCAATGGCATTGGATCGCTATGTAGCCATCTGTAGCCCTCTACATTACAGTACCAGAATGTCCAAGAACATTTGCATCTCCCTAGTGGTGATCTCTTATACTTGTGGTTACCTTAATGGACTCTCCCAGACACTGTTGACTTTTCACTTGTCCTTCTGTGACTCCCTTGAAATCAACCACTTCTACTGTGCAGATCCTCCTCTTATCCTGTTGGCCTGCTCTGACACCCATGTCAAAAAGATGGCGATGCTGGTAGTAGCTGGCTTGACTCTGTCAAGCTCTCTCTTCATCATTGTGCTATCCTACCTTTTCATTATTGTAGCCATCTTGAGGATCCGTTCTGCTGAAGGCAGGCACAAAGCCTTTTCTACTTGTGCTTCCCACTTGACAACAGTCACTTTGTTTTATGGCACCCTCTTCTGCATGTACTTAAGGAGTCCATCTGAGAAGTCTATAGAGGAGTCTAAAATAATTGCtgtcttttatacatttttaagccCAATGTTGAACCCATTGATTTATAGTCTAAGGAACAAGGATGTGATCCATGCTATGCAGCAAATCATTcagggaaatatttttcataaaattgcaGTGTAGGCATCTGTTCATTGTAATTATTTAACGTTTGTAATAACATAGTGAATCCCATCACAGGGCAAATCTACTACTCTCTAGTCATGATATAGTCTCTTCATAAACTCACAATGACATTAGCAAATTCCTCTCAAAATTAATAGcttcaaataaatcattttaataaaaactgcAATGTTGAAGTTAAACAATAT
The Canis lupus familiaris isolate Mischka breed German Shepherd chromosome 18, alternate assembly UU_Cfam_GSD_1.0, whole genome shotgun sequence genome window above contains:
- the OR5M10 gene encoding olfactory receptor 5M10 — protein: MSSSNHTSVTGFILLGLTDDPVLEKILFGVFLVIYLVTLAGNLCMIVLIGTNSHLQTPMYFFLSHLSFVDICYSSNITPNMLYNFLSDQKTISYAGCFTQCLLFIALVITEFYILASMALDRYVAICSPLHYSTRMSKNICISLVVISYTCGYLNGLSQTLLTFHLSFCDSLEINHFYCADPPLILLACSDTHVKKMAMLVVAGLTLSSSLFIIVLSYLFIIVAILRIRSAEGRHKAFSTCASHLTTVTLFYGTLFCMYLRSPSEKSIEESKIIAVFYTFLSPMLNPLIYSLRNKDVIHAMQQIIQGNIFHKIAV